A stretch of Rhododendron vialii isolate Sample 1 chromosome 4a, ASM3025357v1 DNA encodes these proteins:
- the LOC131323572 gene encoding receptor-like protein 7, with protein MDSSLYPHMFLMIFCCFNLNVLTNSYSSAQPLCHEDERSALLQFKHSFHIKKFASGDPSAYPKVESWGNASDCCSWDGLECDHNTSHVIGLDLSSSFLYGSINSNSSIFSLVHLRQLNLADNHFNYSQIPNGIGNLSRLRSLNLHSSFFSGQIPLEISSLSQLTFLDLSRYFDPYSTEYLLKLEKPSLRDLVQNLTNLKVLDLSAVNVSSTVPHALSSMTSLTILYLRSCLLYGEFPMGIFRLPNLQILDVSDNENLFGYLPEFSPGSPLEGLLIGQTNFSGLLPNSIGNLDSLNVLKLGESNFYGMLPSSLGNLAQLTYLDVSGNNFWGQVPSSIANLSKLTVLGLGGGTFDARPLRKLSKLTRLVLENTKLSDVLPQSIANLTQLSLLVLTNNELFGEIPSWLSNLTRLSYLMLSENQLSGMFPSSISRIQHFELLDLSSNSLSGKVELDIFQNLKNLYLLDLSGNKLTVLETNSTNATLPKFNSLGMASCNLKEFPKFLRFQDELEVLNLANNGIHGQIPTWLWNTSRETMRNIDLHGNFLTGFEQHPNGAIPWISPQFIDFSFNRLQGPLPLPSPSILLYSVAGNLLTGEIPPSLCQNSALFVLDLSDNYLSGAIPQCLASASSDSLKLLNLSYNNFQGTVPQMSMRGIKMIDFSQNQLHGSLPLSLANCTMLEILVLGDNQIEDTFPFWLGTLPQLEVLILRSNRFHGAIENPNTNLKFPKLRIIDLSRNGFFGTLPSEYFRNWNAMKVVVKGNSTYMGMDAIPQYRGKGPISYGKRLPYSITISSKRTKRLYEKIQSVFVAVDLSHNKFSGEIPESFGSLCGLQALNISENNLTGIIPSSMANLTNLESLDLSQNLLSGEISQQLTKLTFLSVLDFSHNRLTGRIPRGKQFDTFDNSSYGGNMGLCGVPLTMLCGNSETSPPPPPAHSSQVDGSEFSTGIYWMVIIMGYGSGLIVGLVIGHTLTSRYHDRFVAIFERVFFQVRPTKSDGCLFKNYSYSRGEHGCDLAEKTEDFVLQGGHGTHKTIKAHHNHEACSTSIAKLELVIHHGFILLLCHEDARSALLQFKDILFINEFASVDPSAYPKTKPWKLDGNTTESDN; from the exons ATGGATTCATCTTTGTATCCTCATATGTTCCTGATGATCTTCTGTTGCTTTAATCTTAATGTTTTGACTAACTCTTACTCTTCTGCGCAGCCACTATGCCATGAAGATGAGAGATCAGCCTTGCTGCAGTTCAAGCATAGCTTCCACATCAAGAAGTTTGCTTCTGGCGACCCTTCTGCTTATCCAAAGGTTGAGTCATGGGGAAATGCTAGCGATTGCTGCTCGTGGGATGGCTTGGAGTGTGACCACAACACTAGTCATGTGATTGGTCTCGACCTCAGTAGCAGCTTTCTCTATGGTTCTATCAACTCCAACAGCAGCATCTTCAGCCTTGTTCACCTACGGCAACTGAACCTTGCTGACAATCACTTCAATTATTCTCAAATTCCGAACGGTATAGGAAATCTTTCGAGACTAAGGAGTCTCAACCTccatagttcttttttttccggtcaGATCCCTTTAGAGATCTCCTCTCTTTCCCAATTGACTTTCCTTGATCTGTCTAGATACTTTGACCCATATTCTACTGAATAtcttttgaaacttgaaaaaccCAGTTTGAGAGACCTAGTTCAAAACCTCACCAACCTGAAAGTACTAGACCTCAGTGCTGTGAACGTATCTTCTACGGTGCCACATGCTTTATCAAGCATGACCTCTCTGACAATTCTTTATCTCAGGAGTTGTTTGTTGTATGGTGAATTCCCAATGGGAATTTTTCGTCTACCAAACCTACAGATTCTAGACGTGTCAGACAACGAAAACCTATTTGGTTATCTTCCTGAATTTTCACCTGGTAGTCCGCTTGAGGGATTGCTGATTGGGCAGACAAATTTTTCTGGATTGCTGCCAAATTCAATTGGGAATCTTGATTCCTTAAACGTGTTAAAATTAGGGGAATCCAATTTCTATGGGATGCTTCCAAGCTCGCTAGGTAATTTGGCCCAGCTCACATATCTGGATGTTAGTGGAAACAATTTTTGGGGACAGGTTCCTTCATCAATAGCAAACTTATCAAAACTCACTGTCTTAGGACTCGGCGGCGGTACTTTTGATGCACGACCCCTTAGGAAGCTATCAAAACTCACTAGACTAGTACTTGAGAATACGAAACTAAGTGATGTATTACCACAATCTATTGCTAATCTGACCCAACTGTCTCTGTTGGTTCTCACCAACAATGAGTTATTTGGTGAAATCCCATCTTGGCTTTCAAACCTCACTAGATTATCCTATCTAATGCTTTCAGAAAATCAACTATCGGGCATGTTTCCAAGCTCAATCTCTCGAATCCAGCATTTTGAATTGCTTGATCTTTCTTCAAACAGCTTGAGTGGTAAAGTCGAGCTAGATAtctttcaaaatctcaaaaaccTTTATCTATTGGATCTGTCCGGAAACAAATTGACGGTGCTCGAAACAAACAGTACCAATGCTACTCTACCGAAATTCAATAGTTTAGGAATGGCATCATGCAACTTGAAGGAGTTTCCTAAATTCTTGCGGTTCCAGGATGAATTAGAAGTCCTTAATTTGGCGAATAATGGTATACATGGCCAAATACCAACTTGGTTGTGGAACACGAGTAGAGAAACAATGAGAAATATCGACCTTCATGGAAACTTTCTTACAGGATTTGAGCAGCATCCAAATGGCGCCATTCCATGGATATCACCACAATTCATAGATTTCAGCTTTAACAGGCTGCAAGGACCACTCCCACTTCCATCGCCGTCTATCCTTCTTTACAGTGTTGCTGGTAATTTACTAACCGGAGAAATCCCACCATCATTATGCCAAAATAGTGCTCTTTTTGTGCTTGACTTGTCTGATAATTACTTAAGTGGGGCCATTCCTCAATGCTTGGCCAGTGCTAGTAGTGATTCTCTGAAGCTGCTCAATTTGAGTTACAACAATTTTCAAGGTACTGTTCCCCAGATGTCTATGAGGGGGATCAAGATGATTGACTTTAGTCAAAATCAATTGCATGGGAGCCTACCACTTTCATTGGCTAATTGTACAATGCTTGAAATTCTTGTTTTGGGAGATAATCAGATCGAGGACACTTTTCCCTTTTGGTTGGGAACCCTTCCCCAGTTAGAAGTTCTTATTCTCCGATCTAACAGATTCCATGGTGCCATTGAGAACCCTAACACCAATTTGAAGTTTCCGAAGCTGCGGATCATTGACTTGTCTCGCAATGGTTTCTTTGGTACGTTGCCATCAGAGTACTTCCGGAATTGGAATGCAATGAAAGTGGTCGTGAAAGGAAATTCAACGTATATGGGCATGGATGCGATACCACAATATAGAGGGAAGGGACCAATTTCTTATGGAAAGCGTTTACCCTATTCAATAACAATATCTAGCAAAAGGACAAAAAGGCTATATGAGAAGATCCAAAGTGTATTTGTAGCAGTTGATCTTTCACACAACAAATTCAGCGGTGAAATTCCAGAATCCTTTGGAAGTCTTTGTGGACTTCAAGCACTAAACATTTCCGAAAACAACCTCACCGGCATCATCCCGTCATCCATGGCAAATTTGACGAACCTGGAATCGTTGGACCTATCTCAGAACCTGCTCTCAGGAGAGATCTCTCAGCAGCTAACCAAACTCACTTTCCTTTCAGTCCTAGACTTTTCTCATAACCGTCTCACAGGCCGCATACCTCGAGGTAAACAATTTGATACATTTGACAATAGTTCATATGGTGGGAATATGGGATTGTGTGGTGTCCCACTGACGATGTTATGCGGGAATTCAGAAACgtcacccccaccaccaccggcacACAGCTCGCAAGTTGATGGTTCAGAGTTTTCGACGGGTATCTATTGGATGGTCATAATAATGGGATATGGGAGTGGACTGATAGTTGGGTTGGTTATTGGGCACACACTGACCTCGAGGTATCATGACCGATTTGTTGCGATCTTCGAAAGG GTTTTCTTTCAAGTGAGACCTACGAAATCGGATGGTTGTTTATTTAAGAACTACAGCTACTCT